Proteins found in one Thunnus maccoyii chromosome 5, fThuMac1.1, whole genome shotgun sequence genomic segment:
- the lcat gene encoding phosphatidylcholine-sterol acyltransferase — protein MGSAGRFCSVLLVVVLLGLHHSSGFWIINVVFPPDAKAKLPSNSTPPLIIVPGNLGNRLEAKIDKPTLVHWMCYKKTKHWFPLWIDLNMFMPIGVDCWIDNIRLVYNRTTRRSSNSPGVQVRVPGFGQTYPIEFLDHNKLAGYFYTMVQHLVNVGYTRNETVRGAPYDWRLTPNENEEYLIRLQDLVEEMYDQYQQPVYLLGHSMGCHYVLYFLNHQPQAWKDKYIRGFISLAAPWGGAVKALRVMASGENDGIPMISNIKIREEQRMTTTNPWMVPSEEAWSKDHVFISTPSFNYTHQDYQRFFTDINFEDGWHMWEDTKNLTGDLQHPGVEVWCMYGVGLPTVVTYIYDEEYPNADPVDFVYADGDDTVDSFSMGLCKRWVGQQEKPVHVTEFRGLPHLDIVFHEKVLNQIQHILEGISDTPKVIDVRSGTK, from the exons ATGGGATCCGCAGGGCGCTTCTGCTCGGTGCTGCTGGTTGTAGTTCTGCTGGGGCTTCATCACTCCTCAGGTTTCTGGATCATCAACGTTGTCTTCCCTCCCGATGCCAAAGCCAAATTACCAAGCAACAGCACTCCACCACTCATCATAG tACCAGGGAACTTGGGGAACCGTCTGGAAGCTAAGATAGACAAGCCGACACTGGTCCACTGGATGTGCTACAAGAAAACTAAGCACTGGTTCCCCCTATGGATTGACCTCAACATGTTCATGCCAATAGGTGTAGACTGCTGGATTGATAACATTAG ACTTGTTTACAACAGGACGACTCGGCGGTCATCCAACTCACCAGGGGTACAGGTCCGGGTGCCAGGATTTGGGCAGACCTATCCCATTGAGTTTCTCGACCATAACAAACTGGCTG GTTATTTCTACACTATGGTGCAACATTTGGTCAACGTGGGATACACCCGAAATGAGACAGTCCGAGGGGCACCGTATGATTGGAGATTAACTCCTA ATGAGAATGAAGAGTATCTCATAAGGTTGCAGGACCTGGTGGAAGAGATGTATGATCAGTACCAGCAGCCTGTTTACCTGCTGGGACACAGCATGGGCTGCCACTACGTCCTTTACTTCCTCAACCACCAGCCTCAGGCCTGGAAGGACAAGTACATCAGGGGCTTCATTTCCCTGGCAGCGCCATGGGGGGGCGCTGTTAAAGCATTGCGAGTCATGGCGTCAG GTGAAAATGACGGCATTCCAATGATTTCCAACATCAAGATCCGCGAGGAGCAGAGGATGACAACAACTAATCCCTGGATGGTGCCATCTGAGGAGGCCTGGTCGAAGGACCACGTCTTCATCTCCACACCATCCTTCAACTACACCCACCAGGACTACCAGCGCTTCTTTACAGACATCAATTTTGAGGATGGCTG GCACATGTGGGAAGACACTAAGAATCTGACCGGTGATCTCCAGCACCCTGGTGTTGAGGTGTGGTGTATGTACGGAGTAGGACTGCCAACTGTGGTAACGTACATTTACGACGAGGAGTATCCCAACGCAGACCCAGTGGACTTCGTTTACGCTGATGGGGATGACACAGTGGACAGCTTTAGCATGGGTCTTTGCAAACGTTGGGTGGGGCAGCAGGAGAAGCCCGTCCACGTAACAGAGTTCAGAGGGTTGCCCCACCTGGATATAGTGTTCCACGAAAAGGTGCTCAACCAAATCCAGCATATCCTGGAGGGCATATCAGACACACCCAAAGTGATTGATGTCAGATCTGGAACTAAATAG